In Aureibaculum algae, the following are encoded in one genomic region:
- a CDS encoding DUF4177 domain-containing protein: protein MIEYKVVNWKQGLTGNNKRLEDTLNQHAQSGWKAFHIAEHTARIVFERDKNR, encoded by the coding sequence ATGATAGAATATAAAGTAGTTAATTGGAAACAAGGATTAACCGGTAATAACAAAAGGCTTGAAGATACTTTAAATCAGCATGCTCAATCAGGATGGAAAGCATTTCATATTGCAGAGCATACCGCAAGGATAGTTTTTGAAAGAGACAAAAATAGATAA